tttttttaatgttcaataccttacacagtgtcttctgacctccaactcttcttctgcactaatgcactagttgatattagcgttcaaacaatttttagcggagcaaaacttttacgcgttgccaTTTAGAAAACACTTTTCACGCAAATGAAGGGAAACTACAAGTAATCTTGCACATGCATGCTAAGCAGAAATTTCAGCCTCAAATTATTAGTAGATTTCATCGTAAATTTTAAATGGATgccgcattaaacaaggaactattatTAACCTGATACtgctattaattatttctgtTGATTTCAAGTTTTAACGAAAACcataaagctttggagttgaaaAATTGACTTTGATTCgaacagcaacaacaaaagaattaattgttatttatgtaGCAAAGCAATtgttagtaccattttgtggaccACTTTTTACTGATCACCTAATGGACTTGTAAAGATCaaatggcgttcaattaaaggtggcgCTTATTGTTCAACCAATCTTCTGTAGTGGAGGTCAAATAAAGatgtatacatgtttatatctttatttgaacttcacctctatttgaccaccattaTAGGAGAATGGCTATACATAACCCTTATATGTAGGTATACTAGCCGTACTACCCGGTCTTGCCCGGGTAATACAAAATTCTTTGCactgaaaattaatttgtattttacatataacaatatttgccattttaactttcaaactacatatcatgagaaaagtgttttgtgtagttaaataatttaagagccaataaaaacaactaaagattttcaaacttagtcaaacaactgtaactttcaaacttcatatcatgaggaaaactTTTTGtgtaggtcaaataaattaaaaaaacaaacaataataaaaatgtttaaatatcaatgtgaaataattagcaagtagtagctaaattaaatgcgttttgctacgattacaatcaaatatgtttcagtaatgatacaattaatacaaactgagaaaacaaaataaaaatcctgaatatgttgaattaataataacaattcttgcatagaagtgtgcgtgtataaaaaaggttacagttctaccagaagctatccatcaaaactttgaatacgacgatactggtacctcttgatatcggtacaaatgtaaaaatgagataccgtactgtctttgtctgaccgaacggagagaaaATATCTTCCAATAAATGCCCgcatgagaagaattggcctggaccccatatatagtaatagaaccttacaaaaaaaattctaaaCAGGGGAATCGTAACGTGTGGGcgcattgctaaaataataaGTGTGTGGTTACTGTATATCGAATAAGATAACGACATATAACATAATGTCTTGTATGGCTCATTGGTAGAGCATCTGGATTTCAAACTTGCGGCAGCAGTCACCGTgggttcaaatccatcagaatgcggaATATCATTtcaatgatttgtatttagacatacatgcatatacacaaactttgagaaatatatatatatatatggcatggttggaaaaaaccatagcttttatgaaaaacaaaaaaaaacaggtttcttttttgtttaaaccagtttttttatggttttaaccgatttttatggtttttataatttgaccaatgtttttgcaattttaagtttaattaacatcacttactatagctgcatgattatTGAACGTACATATGTGAAATCATCCGTTAAAAAttgtactgtgggagttgttatgggaaaaaagagagaaaacatggaaatttcagaatgaatcgttaatcaaacatgattgatgaaatacagagcgGAAATCTTATTACGTaaagtgaatatattacatgcagctctatgtataagtaggaattttaatccaagtgattagcTGTGTGGTGGTGAaaagcagagcataatgcaggtgcattgctagtgtttggagcagtggcagatgactcaacttgtTACACCTGAATACTAGCGCCACTGTGGGCAAGGCCAGGCATAGTGTCATGCACATAGGCCATTTTTTGTGTACCTTTTGTGGTCATAATTGTCTGTAAATTAGTgagtaaacatgttcagacatacagaaacatgaaaaatttttataatgaaatcTTCTCTCATGATGATACAGGGCATGCAAGTAGATTTTTCTGGTATCGTGTATGACGCCCGGGACAATAGGTCATCTTCTCTCAAACTTTGCCattcattctgaaataaattttgctcttcttttataatcaatacaagAGTAGAATTTTTAGCCCAGTTGTTTCAAGGTGTTTTTTCCGTGTGCAATTTTTCCTTGCTATTCAGGCGAGCAAAGAATAGTTTGTCCCGTGTGTCAcaattttagtgcatttagttgcGGCCTGTTTTTCCTAAGCTATctgaattaaattttttttatctatattCGATTTTGGGCTGCTATGCTTCAGCCAAACTGGTCAATTTGCTGAAAATGAGGCAAGTTTCTGTTTTATGGAAGTATTTGTGACACACAGgacattttttaataatatgatATCTGCCTCTGTTTGAAATTTCATTTTGATACCCTGCATGTAAAAGCAACGCTTGATATTCCAAGTCAAGAAGCCAGTCTCTTTGagagaaatgaaaaattggAATTAATTTGTCATGTTTTGTAACTCAGAACATGGATTTTGTCAAGATTACCCTACTGATACACACTTGGAGTGATGCCGTCAAATCATGAGGTAATCTTTGAACCAAATTTGTGTTTGTAAAGTATAGTTACAAAAATTACATCACATGACAAAGGTGCAAGAGATGGTATTGAGGGAAAGCATCAAACAATAGGTTCTAATGGTAGTGTACCAAAAAAGGTATGTCATAAACTCGGCAAAGTCATGTGCGGAAGCTGCAACAAAAATAACTTCCAAGTCAGTGAAACCACTGAAGATATTCTCCATCTCAAAAGATAAGATTACTGAAACAACGCTGATCCACAAAGAATCCTGGTCCATGGTGCCTATAATTCATGGCATTCAATTGTGCCATCATGTAGCAAATAAAAAAGATAGTGACGTTGTTCTGATGGAATGGTGTCTCCCTGGCAGCCAATTCTACACATACAGAGCAGCAAACCTAATCAAGGGGTAACCACAAGAGATATTTCACCAACACTAACACAGTTTTCACCACAAATGCTGGTCGCATTGGCCTATGGCTCTAAAGTCAACGTTGGAGAAATTCTCACAGCGGAAGCTAATGAAAGTAGCTACACTATAAAGTACATGCACCGTGCACGCAAGAAGTTCAAGCAGCCAAACCCAACGACAAAAGAACTACCCAGAGGAACTTTCCTCTTAAAGCATCTCTTGTTAATGCACCAGCAGGAACTATCAGGTCACTGAGATACTTTTACTAGAATATGAGGAAATAATAACGGCAAAAtgtaacaatttaaaaaaaaatggttTACTGCATATGTCTGACAATCTTTGAATCATATGCTTTATgtttcatgtttaaataaaataagtataatacataacaattttaaattattagctGGTTTATCACTAGTACATCGATGTTGTATCTCCAAATCGTGACAATTCGTTGTCTAACAACTGCAAAATGTAGAAACATCCAGGCTTTTTCATTATGTTATTTTTGTCTCGTGCGTCACAGTTCCGCGCGACACAGTTGGTTGCCTTCTTTCAAGCCTCACAGAATCATTAAACATAAGCCTGAAAACGAAACACTACATATTTCTTGTAGGAGTGTAGTAGAGATATGAGTGTGTCAAACAACAACCTCATGAGTCAAAAACTTCAGGAGATTTTTGCAATCAATTGCAAATTAGTTTTTCATGTCAAATTATGGTCCTGCTCGTCACACCGgctttaatatttaataattcttCAATCAACCACATGACAAAAATGAAATCTCATTCAGTGATAGTTAGTGTCAAGTGCTgcctaaaacagcaaaaatcaCAGCAAAAGTTCTGGGTTGTTAAGTATGCGAAGAAGCATTCaaatgtcccgcgcgtcacaatcAGGCTAAAAATGGCTTTACCTCTGTCTAAATTGTTGTTGttagcttgacattttgctacaggaggtttaagcctatctgcgtgaccttgCGTCGCGAAAGCACACCTATTtaattttgccttaaaacctttgtcttttgcagttcgagtgaTAAACTGCCAAATGGGATCCTTTTTGCGAGGCATGTTGGaaatttgaggcacaacttTAAATTTTCCAAACactaaaaacttgataaactgaataccaacaatccaactactttggcttgtgcccaaaaatgaaatattagtttgcaaatttaaaacttttgcccaaaaagattttattttaatttctaattgtaagcaatcctttctcactggccagacttggcgaaagtatttattcattattagagacgatgattggattagtatatttcacatggttttcatattttatcagtagagagatcatcatatcacttgataaaagcaattgaaaatgaaactcacaaattcattgttgtgctaggatttcatgtagtttcaacttgagctttgccatcaatttactactgtgtcctaaataaacttccacagctgataattacatagaattgcatttctaccgcacaggaaccactaggagcttaaaatatttttttcacaaaaaataatgaaaaaactgtaaaaaccgTTTTTTTGGCTGGTTTAAATCGAGCCAACCCTGATATATGTACTTATTCTGTATTATGTACCTCATCTGCTGTATAGCCATTACTCAAACGTACTTTCATTCAGCCGTAATTTTGTGTTCTGCAGCAATGGAAGACTTGGAGACTAAGTACTTACAACTGGAACCTATGGATTTCATGGAAGAGCAACTAGCGGCATCATCGTACGTAATGTAGCAAGTTGTGTATAGCTTGATCCTTTGCTTAAGAAAGTGTTATATAGCAAGACGAGTTTAGCTAAGCACATCTCACTTGAGAAAGTGTCATATAGCAAGATGAGTCTAGCTAAGCACATCTCACTTGAGAGAGTGTTATATAGCAGGATACTGTAAGTCTAAGTAAATAAACCACATTTAAAAGATACGTTCAAAATTAACAGGTATATAGCATAGTAGTGTAGAGCATTTATATGTTCTTTCGACACTTTGATGTTTGTTTTGATATGTGATATAAGTtaatttttactttaaattaaGTCATTCAGTAATTTTTTGCcattattatttttcaatttattgacAGCCATTCCTGTACATTTCGCTAGGTCCAGTATGAAAGACACAAAATTTGATGTTGCTGTTGGGCATATAGAGGATATAATCATGGGTAAGTGTCATTGCACCGCAACTTCCATAAGATAACGAAAATCCACAGTAATTTCCAAAAGTTTATGTATTTCAATGTCACCTCAGTGTAGTCGTAAAGACAATTCCATGTCTATTTAgaaaaaactgataaaaaagGTAACTTTTTTCCTTTTGCCACATTTTTTCAAAGGAATCAGAAGTTTTTTTGAAGCTGATTATAATCTTGTCAAACCCCTACATTCAACCTCTAAGCTTCAACCTTTACATTCAAGCTTAACTTGTTCAAGATCCTCTTCGTATGTTAAGACAGTGTATGTTGAAACAGTTGTATGTTGGAACAAATATTCTCATAAGAATTCACTTTAACATGTTGAATCTGCATCAAAGTCCAGAAAAACCTATGGTATGTTGTCAGTAAATTTGGCAAGTAGTTACGCAGAGCGTTAAAAcaatagcatttaataaaactgtaaaaaacaagattttaaaaaattatatacaaaaataaagtaatattcgaaaaaaagttgtttttatttttactctATTTTAAAGACTCTCAAATGGAAGTGCGTAATTTCCGAGGCAGGGATAGAGGAACTAACTTAGatgcttttattattttcatatttctagtttaatttttatgagCTTTTTCACCGTCGCTCATGAAAGTGTTTTGAGAATTTTGAACATCGCATATTAGAAATTGTTGTCGACATACGGGTCATAGGGTCAGCTCAAGTATTTGGTAAAATTTTACATTGTAGGCTGGAAGATTTGTGTGTGGATGTAATATTAAGTGGAGGTTTCACAGTCGTGGCGATATAGTAAAAAGaatacatttaatttttgatgGAATGTGTAGTGAAAGAAGCAGCTTTGGATAACGTTTGTGAAACACGGGCACATTTCAGGCGGGTCTTGCTTCATTAGGCTACCTTTGAACAGGTTTGGTTATGATTGTTGATGAACTTGCTCCTGTGAAAGACAAGCTCTTAGCTCAGCACTCTGGTTTACAACTTGTTGTTCTGCTTTTAGAAGAAGAATTTCAATCGATGCAAGATAAGTTCCTGGACCAACATTATCTCGAGTTTGAGAACACAGATGAAAACAAGTTTGTATACACGGACATACACGCAGAATATGTAAGTCACCTATCATCTGTCTTTGAAAGGGTACCTCAGGCTATCTAATGGCATTCTAGATAGCCTGAGGTACAGGCTTGAGCTAAATTTAAAACTGCAGGTCAGTGTACATGTAGCTGTAAATCCTTGTTGATTTTTGTCATTGGTTGATACATTGCAGTGCAAGTTGATTGAGAGGCACATAGAGACAGAACTAGAAAAGAGAATAGAAGGGTTTGACATGTCAGAGTTCGCTGCACAGTTGGAGTAAGTTTATAAATACTCTGTAAATAATaactactagaaattccactgtcatacagcccacgaccaaagtgatattggaaaaaagaaagggtactgatggttgagaaatgcaatattagcagtcaaataggataactgcaatgtaatgtactgggtgtgggtgttattatatacaacaaatagcaataatgaaaggaaaagattatatgtttatatctctcctcctgcaaaaagagaaatgcaatattggccaatattagaagtaaaatgcactgatattattagaataaccagtattattaatatagtaataatataaaaccaatgcacaattttgtttacatttcaaaacgtcatagctatcaatatcacgaagttgtgatatttatatagatttttagaaaatctgtactacgtagtcattgttctgtagtcatccaaacttataattaattattgtaataatctcataagaaaatgaaaaaattgaaatcggcaaaaatgaaacgatttctgtactcctatgttaattgccgaaaccttcggcaattcgacaatgctatagactggtgaaaagtgcacgttattttttcgctaaatgcgcacgacttgatcgttctattatctgtcgaccgccgtttcaatttccggtcttaacttttattaaaccaagcttttcaagcgttttgtgacgattttcgtcctaataaatctgtctatttgtgtataatccgatcagatgggtaagtttttagagaatttcgataatttacaaagacttggtaacatatttaaataggcctatatgtgttttgtatcgttattatactttaactaatctacaaaacgatggttaaatttgttgatgaaattttcaaacaagggttcgtctcattgttgatgaataattttcgtaagttgtgtgcacatgcatttatcataaaaactccctaacttcgcatccgctcgtttggtcgtggaataaataaatgatatataataaactataaataataaatcagagctgctttcaaatgacttttttatgactcaaatcaaatcatTTCCGGCAAACTACAAATAAAATCCTCCACCCTTGTCAGCAGATTCGaagcaaatcaaatcaaattgaTTAAGCCCAATAACGAATTCAAATCCTGaatcatttgagaatgatttgaaatactctcTCTAATTGTTCGCTCAATTGTTGCATAGTATGATCAATCTACAGTATAGCTGTAGCGGCGTAGCCTGTACTCCTATCCATAGGACCTGAACCAGAAGGAAAGGGGTTTGCCCCCCTGCCCGTTTTGGGTTCTATGGATAGGAATAGTATAGCTGTATCTCTGTACCACTATATGTATTATGTGTGCTAAATTTATCACTAGATACGGTTTTGTTCTTTGTTCTACGAGGTATGTTAAAACATAATTGCAGAGCACATCATTCCATTGGCTGGATACATCAATGAATGAGTGGAGGGTTATGTAACAGTTTATGGTCATGGCTGTGACTTTACTTTTGttgaagcttttaagcaagaatgtacaaatgtaaaaaaaactttagttacttttttaaatttacaaaatataagatacaaatataaaataaaacctgAAAATATTGGCAAGTGAAACACAGTTACTGAGGCATGAACTTGAAAGAAACGAAACTAagcattgagcctataattaacagttacataatattaacacattcacttaaatacGCTtgctgtatttaaaaaaaactagctTGGGCAAGTTTTCAGATGTCAATGAGCTCCTGTGTGGCCTCATGATGAAGCCACTTTCACTAAAAACCCGTTCTATGGGAGCTGATGAAGCTGGTACTGAAAGGACCTTCAGCGccagcttgctaagcctcagtaactgtgtctCACCTTGCCAACAGCTTAGAGTGTTACAAGAAGATCTGCTTTTTGCCATATACTTTTCAATCTCCTGATTTACTGAATCCAGGTTACTTGTACAAGCTAAAAGTGCTCTATTCAAAAAATCAGCGAACATATCTTCATTATCAcatatttgtatttgctgagTGCATGTGACTTCCTCTTTCTGTACATCGTCCTTTTTAATCGAAATCCTGTTTTAAGTATTATACTTCACTTAGTAAGTAAGTGACtgtgtataaattattattaattatattattatacatttaatataattaattatataataataatgtatatataaatggtaatgttaaaactatgcatgatatataattattacatttattatacttacTTGGATAGAATCTTATTGTTAAGCtattcatttataatttaaaataataaattaaatcaaaatttaatttaaaattgttctaataaatttgatataacaaataaaattttaatttattttattaattaagtTCCAGccaattataaaataatgcatatttatattcacGAACATTGTCGTGACTGTGAATATTGAATGTGTCCGCGGCATGGAATAGTattgtatagaatattatatattataatactctattcattcattcatgccGTAGGCACAGcgcaagtaatttttattttgagtagtGACTGTGAGGTTAGAGTGGGATAGTCACAACCAATTTCTAGCAATCAAATAATTGAcatcaaagtattcaatgccagcatcacaactacaaacatgccttttccacaacttaccagagctgctcatgttgtttttttttacacaCACGACACGCGGTCTTTTTCTTTTTCTGTAGAGGGACAAATACGCGGTTGCTTAGCCTCGGTATCAATGGTGCGCATTTCTTGCCAAAGTTTGGGCTAACTTCGCAAACGCCGTAAAAATGTTTCGATCGGTTACAGAAGACAAGGCTATCGATAGCGATgtgatttgatttatttttcaaatcaagtcttcaaatcagcccgaaacctcaaatcaaatcaagttactttcaaatcaaatcaccatttgtgtcaaatcagtacaaaatgatttgtttcaaatattcgaATATTCAAATCACTACGATTTGAGAGCAGCTCtgtaataaatacaataatcttGCACTATTTCATAGTTTAGCTTTTGCTGCTTCAGTACTTCGCGGGTTAAAAAATATCCATGAATAAATTGAAAATTGCAGAAAATAAAAAGCCACAATACATAATCTCTCTCATGCTGCGA
Above is a window of Watersipora subatra chromosome 3, tzWatSuba1.1, whole genome shotgun sequence DNA encoding:
- the LOC137392223 gene encoding ADP-ribosylation factor-like protein 2-binding protein, producing the protein MEDLETKYLQLEPMDFMEEQLAASSSSMKDTKFDVAVGHIEDIIMEEEFQSMQDKFLDQHYLEFENTDENKFVYTDIHAEYCKLIERHIETELEKRIEGFDMSEFAAQLERRKDELEGEIFEMLLTFSDFLSFKEMFLDYRAMKEQTMVDLSTGITVTPLKIDPIDVPLEPTSSAAILHKPDGAGDQSAQNTHDEDL